tatatttgattcattttcatgaggcataacaataataggagcaactttatttgggagacaTACATTTTACCtctatttttcttcttttcttcttcttcaccacaccatgtgtgggtttaattaattatttcaaactccttattgatgagagtggttgaatagggagctcctcctcctcacctatttcatcatgagagacaataggagggaaagtggaaatcttcgccctttcattagtattcctttTTATATTCTATTGCTTTTcccatctttctatagttggcaatataagcattctcattgcaatttaccatgcaaaacatatagaTATTCTTTAGTTTAGTTTCAATGTTATCTGTGAGAATGAATacttcaaaccaactatttttatatgtcaattcttcactccccaagaataaacaaagttcattataaagttctagggtgatcaagttattgcaatatttggacacgattcgatcatgaaaaagcatgctctggaaattaagatgaccaaccttattgcaaagttcacaagtaacaGGACAAAGAGAACATAATTTTGTAGAAAATTCATCTATCACTTTGAGCAAAGAATTGGTTtcatcatgtttatgcttcttgcaaaatctatcttgcctataaggcatgtcttcacaaactttatgcacttcacaaaaattgacatgcttataagaaaaaaaattgtcatgacttgtgcaatcatcattagcattttggatattcaaagaattcatactaacaacattgcaatcatgctcatcattcaaatattttgtgccaaacattttattgacttcttctatcaattgagcacaattttccgatccatcattttcaagaaagatattataaagatgatcaagaaTATGATGCAatttcaattccatttttttgtagttttcttttataaaccaaactagtgataaacaagaaactaaaagatttgattgcaagatctaaagatataccttcaagcactcacctccccggcaacggcaccagaaaagagcttgatgtctactacacaactttattcttgtagatatgtgttgggcctccaagtgcagagttttgtaggacggtagcaaatttccctcaagtggatgacctaaggtttatcattccgtgggaggtgtaggatgaagatggtctctctcaaacaaccatgcaaccaaataataaaagtctcttgtgtccccaacacaccaaatacaatggtaatttgtataggtgcactagttcggtgaagagatggtgataaaagtgtaatattgatggtagaaaaatatttttataatctgagtaaataaaaatagcaaggtagcaaatagtaaacgggcacaaacggtattgcaatgcttgaaaataaggcctagggtccgtactttctctagtgcaatctctcaacagtgctaatataattggatcatataaccacccctcaaagtgtgatgaagaatcactccaaagttactatctagcggagaacataagaagaaattgtttgtagggtacgaaaccacctcgaagctattctttccgatcgatctatccaagagttcgtactaaaataacaccaaataatttcagattcataatactcaatccaacacaaaaaacttcaatgagtgccccaagatttctaccggagaaacaaagacaagaacgtgcatcaaccgctATGCGTAGATTACCTCAACgccacctcaggaatccgcgagttgagtgccaaaacatatatcaagtgaatcaaaataataccccattgtcaccacgagtattcatttgcaagacatatatcaagtgctctcaaatccataaaaatattcaatccgataaaatggaatctcaaaaggaaaactcaattcatcagaagatagagaggggaaaacaccatatgatccggctatattaacaaagcccgtgatacatcaagatcgtgacatctcaagaacacgagagagagagagagagagagagagagagagagagagattaaacacatagctactgctacaaaccctaagccccgagggtggactactccctcctcatcgtggtggccgccaggatgatgaagatggccacaccggagatgattccccctctggcagggtgccggaacgggctctagATTGGTTTTGGGTGGCTACAGAGGCATGCGACAGCAGAAATtctaatctaggttaaccccgagggtttttggaatatttgtgaatttatagggtaaagagggggtgcgggagggcaccgaggtgggcacaacccacctgggcgcgcctggggccccaggcgggccctggtgggttgtgccccccttggggcaccccccaggtgctgttctggcccattggtggtcttctggtccataaaaaattcacaaaatttttcacagtgtttggactctgttttatattgatttcctgcgatgcaaaaaacatgcaaaaacaacaactggcacttggcactatgtcaataggttattaccaaaaaatgatataaaatgattataaaacatccaagaataataatggaagaacatggaacaatcaaaaattatagatacgttggagacgtatcagtcaccatGTGTGATTATTGACTTTGGCTTCACCTAACAGTTTGCCCTCATAAATGTCTGCATCAGCCACACATATGTCCCTTCGGTCTCGTTAGAAACAATGGCACAACCAAACACTATGGTGCAGCGGTGGTTATTAACTCCGGCAAAGGGGATGAACGTCATACCATATATTTCATCGTATATGTGTTGTCAAACTCGACCACATCTCCGTAGTCCTGCTAGTCCCTCTTTGACCGTGCATCGCACCAGAACATACTCTTCAGTCGCCCTTCCTTATCAAGCACATACCCCAAAAAAACTCAAGGCCCTTCTCCTTTCTGCTCCTCATAATGCCAACTGTTGTCTCGGCATCACCCTTTGCAATGAGCTTCATTTTCTCTCTGTAACACAGATTGTAAATGTCTCGCCTGATAAGCCCGCACTTATCGTACGAACTGTATCTACACATGAAGTTGTCCATTATTATATACTTCTTATCCCATCCGCTTCCATCGCCAATATCTCTGCCTCATGCCATCTTCAATCTATATGTGTGACCATAAAAAACAAACCTCGTCGGGGCGAGCCATGCGTGGTTGTGATCATCCACGAATGACGCGACGAACCAAACACCGCGTTCTCTGTCCAGCTTCACCACCATCTGTGCACCGCAATCGTAACGAGTCTCGGTTCTAAGCATGCGCTTGCGGCCCTTCATGATTATGAATTTGTTCTCCCTTCTCCCTGCCCTGGAGCAAATAAACCGCCGGTACCATATAATTGCTGAACCACCTTTCTCTCGTTTCACGTTATGTTTCCTGATGCTAAACCAATGCTCTTTGTCGTGCTTGTTGTAGAATATGTATGCATCCCCTTGCAATCGAAATGTCATAGCCATGACCTTCCAATGTGTCTCCAGCATCTGCTCCTGCCTTCGAGCCTCCTCAATGTCCATCTCCGCCTCATCGTGATCACCGCTAGGACCATCTGACTCCTCCTACAAAATTACATATGAAACTATGTCAATTATTATCATTTATTTCATACTATTACGCGATGTACAATATGTATGAACGAACCTGGCTCAAGTTATCTGCGAATGATTCCTGGAAACTATTCTGCACATTGTCAACATCCACATCTTCCTACAAATTAATAGCATAGACAAATAGTTAGTCTTGCCATactttgcaaattcaaaaatgaaatCAAAATATACGCCACTTAcgttttcactactcacgccatgtTCATTATTATCAAAATCATCCGAAGGTAAAATATCATATGACGAGCATGAATTGTTGTCGCTGTTGTCATCATCTTCGTTAATACTATCGTTATCGGTCTGAGTCACCTTATCAGTATTATTCTCATCCCCCGCGAATGCGGGTTGTTCGTCTATGGCAACACACCCAACTCACAAAACTGCACAACATTGATAATTTATCTTGTGTTAAAATTCATACAGTGGATCATGCCCAAGAATAAATTGCAACACTAATACGATTTCAAATATTTTTTACAATAACTACATGAACTAAATTACTTCCATCCATCATGCTAGGTTTAGATGCCAAACCTTGGGCCACGGTGTAGACATCGCCGGTCTAGGTCGACGGGCCTTCAGGCAGGGGGGCTCTGACTTGATTGTAGCCGGCGGCGACGTGGAAGACGACGAAGCCGCGGGATTTCTGGCCGGATCCGTGATGGGGGACGACAGCAGTCAGTCGCAGCGGATGCGGCGTCGGACGTCGGGCCGTTCACATCCGCCACGTCGGACGAGGACGGTGAGATGCGGCATTGGAGGAAGGGGAGGAGTGTGATCGCCGGGCGGCGTCGGACGGGGTTGGGAGCAGCGTCGGAGGAACGGGAGGAGCGTGCTCGTCGGGCGGGCGCGAAGATCGTGCAACTTCCACGGTAGCCTGTAGTGTACAATACAAGGTGGGCATACATTTCCTCCATATNNNNNNNNNNNNNNNNNNNNNNNNNNNNNNNNNNNNNNNNNNNNNNNNNNNNNNNNNNNNNNNNNNNNNNNNNNNNNNNNNNNNNNNNNNNNNNNNNNNNNNNNNNNNNNNNNNNNNNNNNNNNNNNNNNNNNNNNNNNNNNNNNNNNNNNNNNNNNNNNNNNNNNNNNNNNNNNNNNNNNNNNTCCACTGCCCGGGAGGTGATTCTTATATTGCAAATCTCCTCTGCGTCAAATGGGATTTGGTTAATCAAGGTTGTATCCCACTCTTTTGCGCCCGGGAGCATGAGTTGACTGACCCATCTGAGTCTTGATCTTCGAATGAAAGCGGCAGTCCGAAGGCCCTCCTTCCCGGGTATCCATGAGCGAGTTGATGTTGTTCACAAACTGGTTCGCAGGACAAGCAAGTTGATAGGACGATTTTTCATGCCTTAGCGAACTAGCTCCAACTTTTTTTTATTAATTACGGTACTTATTAAGAAAGTATAAAACCAGGCAACCACAGGCGAACCATTACAAGATAGTACGAAAATAACACCTAGACTAAATCAACCTTTTCCGCAATAACGCCTTAAGAAGGTATGAATGTCCTTGTGCCACCATCGCCACGTCCGAACGGAGACGGGCTGAACTAGCTGCAGCTGGCGAGTACAAACATAGTCTTATCTGACAGTCCGTGTACTGTACATTGTTCTATGGCTAACAAAAAATGCAGCCCCTTGTTACAAAAATAACCCGACACAAAGCACCTTCTCAGTCCCTTACAACGTTGAAGGAGAACTTGGAGAGCAGATTCGGAATTCCAGAAATGATTGGGCCATACACCTGTATAAATTACAACTTTTGATCACCTATAAAGACGACAAGAACATCTCCGTTTGGTTTGACGACTGACGAAGCATCCAACAAACCTGATAATTGTCGTGGATCTGGGACAGAGGCACGGCTAGGAGCTTCAGGttcctcggcacgatgaactggcgAGCCATGGGCAGCCTAACCAAGAACAGCTTTACGCATTCCTTTACAGATACAAGATTCACTTGCCACGGTTAGATTTACAGTCATGGACGAGAACCAGAGGATTGATCATAGACAAGATACTCTGTCGGAACTGCTTGCCTTGGGTGCACGAGTGCTTGGAGGCGGATATGGAAACGGCCTGGCCTCGAATTCGGATCTCCACCACATGCCAATGCACTCCCCGATCTATAAGGAGCAAATGATGATGATAGTTATTTCTACGCACCATGCTCAGCCTCTACCGTCTAGTCCGTGCAAAGACTGCAAAGTCGTTGAAAACAAAAAGAACACTGCCCATTCGTCAAATAATTCGTAGCGGTTACCTGCCAGTGGTGGTCGCCGTTTGGATCCGCAGACGCTAGCTTGCTGGAAAGCTTGCGTTTAAGGCCTTGGACATCTGAAGCACGGTTAAATAACTTGTCGGGCCATCTTGATTCGGTGGGCAAGAATTGAGGCATGTTTGAGTGACCTCGATGTACGTACCTTGCTCGGCAGGCCTGAGGCGGCCGCCCGGGAGCAGGAAGGAGGAGTTCCTGACCTGCAGGAGCAGCACGTGCGGGTGACCCGACAGCTCGACCAGCAGGACGCCATGGACGCAGGTCCGGAGCCCGTGAGCCGCGAAGCTGCAGTAAAACAGAACGGAGCAAGGTAAGGCGAGACGCCACGGTGACGGTGCGTCGTGGCTAGTTCCTACGTACTCACTTGGCCTTGAGGTGGAGGGCGCGGTCGGCGGCAGTCTCGCCGGCGCCTGTCCGGGCGTCCCTGGCGCCGAAGTAGTAGCGGCACAGCGGGTAAATCTccagctccggctgctccggcgatcTCTCTGCTTCCACCGGCGCCATCTCCAGCCCCATGTCCACTCGCTCTCGCTCGCCAACGCAATGAAGCAAGCGCGGCCGCCTACACGCCGGTGCAGTGCCTGTATTTTGGGTTTGGTGCTCTCTTCTGGGTTCTGGCCGGTCGGGGGAAGAAGGAAGGCGAGGGGAAGTAGAGCAAG
This portion of the Triticum dicoccoides isolate Atlit2015 ecotype Zavitan chromosome 7A, WEW_v2.0, whole genome shotgun sequence genome encodes:
- the LOC119330267 gene encoding pre-mRNA cleavage factor Im 25 kDa subunit 1-like → MGLEMAPVEAERSPEQPELEIYPLCRYYFGARDARTGAGETAADRALHLKANFAAHGLRTCVHGVLLVELSGHPHVLLLQVRNSSFLLPGGRLRPAEQDVQGLKRKLSSKLASADPNGDHHWQIGECIGMWWRSEFEARPFPYPPPSTRAPKECVKLFLVRLPMARQFIVPRNLKLLAVPLSQIHDNYQVYGPIISGIPNLLSKFSFNVVRD